One window of the Diospyros lotus cultivar Yz01 chromosome 12, ASM1463336v1, whole genome shotgun sequence genome contains the following:
- the LOC127814269 gene encoding xyloglucan galactosyltransferase MUR3 codes for MRRRSPTSSLIEHMEKGAAKSQHSRFWLLAFSAAFFWLLILYFHFVVLRSNSVPDPTRLHPISVISTLTNPRSSPVGRPFIDRSSPKPIPIGPAVSKDSRSSPVSHPTDKQRESERFPFMKALRTVDNKSDPCGGKYIYVHDLPPRFNRDMLKECKSLSLWTNMCEFTTNAGLGPPLDNVEGVFSDTGWYATNQFTVDVIFNNRMKRYECLTNDSSIAAAIFVPFYAGFDIARYLWGFNISMRDAASLALVDWLEKRPEWNVMGGKDHFLVAGRITWDFRRLSEEDSDWGNKLLFLPAAKNMSMLVVESSPWNANDFGIPYPTYFHPAKDADVFVWQDRMRKLERKWLFSFAGAPRPGNPKSIRGQIIGQCKNSKVCKLLECDFGESKCHSPSNIMKMFQSSLFCLQPQGDSYTRRSAFDSMLAGCIPVFFHPGSAYTQYTWHLPKDYAKYSVFISEDDIRKRNISIEQRLSQIPPEQVKTMREEVIKLIPGLIYADPRSKLETLKDAFDVAVQAVIDKVTKLRKDMVDGRTDDGFIEELSWKYALLQEGQNLSTHEWDPFFSKPKDGNENSNISSSEAAKSSWNRD; via the coding sequence ATGAGGCGCCGGTCGCCGACGAGCTCGCTAATTGAGCACATGGAGAAGGGGGCGGCTAAGAGTCAACATTCCCGCTTCTGGCTGTTGGCCTTCTCCGCTGCTTTCTTCTGGTTGTTGATCTTGTACTTCCATTTCGTCGTCCTTCGGAGCAATTCGGTTCCTGATCCGACGCGATTGCATCCTATTTCTGTCATTTCTACGCTGACGAATCCTCGATCGTCTCCTGTTGGTCGGCCCTTCATCGACCGATCATCTCCTAAGCCTATTCCTATCGGTCCTGCCGTTTCTAAAGATTCCCGATCATCCCCTGTTAGCCATCCCACTGATAAGCAACGTGAATCGGAGAGGTTTCCATTTATGAAGGCATTAAGAACAGTGGATAACAAGAGCGATCCATGTGGCGGGAAGTATATCTATGTGCATGATCTGCCCCCCAGGTTTAATAGAGATATGCTTAAGGAATGCAAGAGCCTCAGTCTTTGGACAAACATGTGTGAGTTCACCACCAATGCGGGCCTTGGCCCCCCGCTTGACAATGTTGAAGGAGTGTTTTCAGATACTGGATGGTATGCAACGAATCAGTTCACTGTTGACGTGATCTTTAATAACCGAATGAAGCGTTATGAATGCTTGACAAACGATTCTTCTATTGCAGCTGCTATTTTCGTCCCCTTTTATGCGGGGTTTGATATCGCCCGGTATCTTTGGGGGTTTAACATATCAATGAGGGATGCTGCTTCTCTTGCTCTGGTTGATTGGCTGGAGAAGAGGCCAGAATGGAATGTTATGGGTGGAAAGGATCATTTTCTTGTTGCAGGGAGGATAACTTGGGATTTTAGGAGACTGAGTGAGGAAGATTCTGACTGGGGCAACAAGCTTCTCTTCTTACCGGCTGCAAAGAATATGTCCATGTTGGTGGTGGAGTCAAGCCCCTGGAATGCAAATGATTTCGGCATTCCATACCCCACATACTTCCATCCTGCAAAAGATGCCGATGTGTTCGTATGGCAGGACAGGATGAGGAAACTGGAGCGGAAGTGGCTCTTCTCTTTTGCCGGTGCACCGCGTCCCGGAAACCCCAAATCAATCCGGGGTCAGATCATTGGTCAGTGCAAGAATTCCAAGGTCTGCAAGTTGTTGGAGTGCGATTTTGGGGAGAGCAAGTGTCATTCTCCAAGCAATATAATGAAGATGTTTCAGAGCTCCCTTTTCTGCTTGCAGCCTCAAGGGGATTCATACACAAGGCGATCTGCTTTTGATTCAATGTTGGCAGGGTGTATTCCTGTTTTCTTTCATCCTGGTTCAGCCTACACGCAATATACTTGGCATCTTCCAAAGGACTATGCCAAGTATTCCGTGTTTATTTCAGAGGATGATATTCGAAAGAGGAATATCAGCATCGAGCAAAGGCTCAGTCAAATTCCTCCTGAGCAGGTGAAGACAATGAGGGAGGAGGTCATAAAACTCATCCCGGGGCTGATATATGCAGATCCTCGCTCCAAATTGGAGACTTTGAAAGATGCCTTTGATGTAGCCGTGCAGGCCGTCATTGACAAAGTTACGAAGTTAAGGAAAGACATGGTTGACGGCCGTACAGATGATGGGTTTATTGAGGAGCTCAGTTGGAAATATGCCTTACTACAGGAAGGGCAAAACCTTAGTACTCATGAGTGGGATCCTTTTTTCTCAAAGCCAAAAGATGGCAATGAAAATTCCAATATTTCATCATCAGAAGCAGCAAAAAGTTCTTGGAATAGAGACTAA
- the LOC127814268 gene encoding subtilisin-like protease SBT1.2, with protein MDPKTQLFFSTLLLFFLSTLQLQAQDLQTYIVQLHPHGFTTTSYPSKHHWHLSLIEPFLSSQADPSSRLLYSYRSAMEGFAARLLKHELKSLQQCPDVIAVRPDRRLQIHTTYSYKFLGLSPTTQGAWFKSGFGRGAIVGVLDTGVWPESPSFDDHGMPPVPKKWRGICQEGQNFNSSHCNRKIIGARFFSKGHSVASASPSADTVVEYVSPRDSHGHGTHTSSTAAGVAVPMASVLGNGAGVAQGMAPRAHVAIYKVCWYTGCYSSDILAAMDAAIRDGVDILSLSLGGFPLPLYEDSIAIGSFRAMEHGITVVCAAGNNGPIQNSVANEAPWIATIGASTINRRFPAIIRLGNGKILYGESMYPGKGRPSAERELELIYLSGEGRGSAFCLRGSLPRAKVQGKMVVCERGSNGRAEKGQVVKEAGGAAMILANTKINLEEDSVDAHVLPATLIGFNQSMELKSYINSAGRPTARVIFGGTVIGKSTAPAVAQFSSRGPSFTNPSILKPDMIAPGVNIIAAWPQNLGPSGLPEDSRRVNFTVMSGTSMACPHVSGIAALIHSTHPKWTPAAVKSAIMTTAETTDLSGRPIMDGDKPAGVFAIGVGHVNPERAISPGLIYDIRPDEYITHLCTVGYTRSEIFTITHRNVSCGEILTKNGGFSLNYPSISVVFRRGMTGKMIRRRLTNVGRPNSIYSVEVAAPEGVKVRVKPERLLFKHITQSLSYTVSLISRKSIGMNNTSFAQGHLTWVHSHHGHYRVRSPISVTWPSKLHGQ; from the coding sequence ATGGACCCCAAAACCCAACTCTTCTTTTCCACTCTTctactcttcttcctttctacCCTGCAGCTGCAAGCTCAAGATCTCCAAACTTATATAGTGCAACTCCACCCACATGGATTCACCACCACTTCTTATCCCTCTAAGCATCACTGGCATCTCTCCCTCATTGaaccatttctttcttcccaagCAGACCCCTCTTCTCGCCTTCTATACTCTTATCGCTCTGCCATGGAAGGTTTTGCAGCTCGTCTGTTGAAACACGAGCTCAAGTCCTTGCAACAGTGTCCTGATGTCATAGCTGTAAGGCCAGACAGGAGGCTTCAGATACACACCACTTATTCTTACAAGTTCTTGGGACTGAGCCCCACAACCCAAGGTGCCTGGTTTAAGTCTGGATTTGGTCGAGGGGCCATAGTTGGGGTGCTGGATACTGGAGTTTGGCCTGAGAGCCCGAGCTTTGATGATCATGGGATGCCCCCGGTTCCCAAGAAGTGGAGAGGGATTTGCCAAGAAGGGCAAAACTTCAATTCTTCACATTGTAACAGGAAGATCATTGGCGCCAGGTTCTTCAGCAAAGGTCACAGTGTGGCTTCAGCATCACCATCAGCAGACACTGTGGTTGAATATGTGTCTCCAAGGGATTCCCATGGACACGGTACTCACACATCATCCACTGCCGCTGGGGTTGCAGTGCCAATGGCAAGTGTGCTCGGTAATGGAGCCGGTGTGGCACAAGGGATGGCCCCCCGTGCACACGTGGCAATATACAAAGTTTGTTGGTACACTGGCTGTTACAGCTCCGATATATTGGCTGCAATGGACGCTGCAATTAGAGATGGAGTGGACATTTTGTCCCTCTCTCTCGGGGGTTTTCCATTACCACTCTACGAGGACAGCATTGCCATTGGGAGTTTTCGAGCAATGGAGCATGGAATAACAGTCGTATGTGCTGCTGGAAACAATGGTCCAATCCAGAACTCAGTGGCCAACGAGGCTCCTTGGATTGCTACCATCGGTGCTAGCACAATCAATAGGAGATTTCCAGCCATCATTCGTTTGGGTAACGGGAAAATCCTATATGGGGAATCCATGTACCCAGGAAAGGGAAGACCAAGTGCTGAGAGAGAGCTTGAGTTGATCTACTTAAGTGGTGAAGGGAGGGGAAGTGCATTTTGCCTCAGGGGGTCTCTTCCAAGAGCCAAAGTCCAGGGCAAAATGGTGGTCTGTGAACGCGGCTCAAACGGAAGAGCGGAGAAAGGTCAGGTCGTCAAAGAAGCAGGTGGTGCTGCAATGATATTggcaaatacaaagataaatttgGAGGAAGACTCTGTTGATGCCCATGTCCTTCCAGCAACATTGATTGGCTTCAATCAATCAATGGAGTTAAAGAGTTATATAAACTCTGCGGGGAGACCCACGGCTAGAGTTATATTTGGAGGGACTGTCATTGGGAAATCCACAGCACCAGCAGTGGCTCAGTTTTCATCAAGGGGACCAAGTTTCACCAACCCTTCAATCCTCAAACCGGATATGATTGCTCCGGGGGTCAACATCATTGCCGCTTGGCCTCAGAACTTGGGCCCGAGCGGTCTTCCTGAAGATTCTAGAAGAGTCAACTTCACTGTCATGTCAGGGACTTCCATGGCTTGCCCCCATGTCAGTGGAATTGCTGCCCTGATCCACTCAACCCATCCGAAATGGACACCGGCAGCGGTTAAATCTGCAATAATGACTACAGCAGAAACCACTGATCTCTCAGGGAGGCCAATAATGGATGGAGACAAACCTGCAGGAGTTTTCGCCATTGGAGTTGGACATGTAAACCCAGAGAGAGCAATCAGTCCAGGATTGATATATGATATCAGGCCAGATGAGTACATTACTCATCTTTGCACTGTCGGATATACAAGATCAGAAATTTTCACCATTACTCACAGAAATGTAAGTTGCGGTGAGATTTTGACGAAGAACGGGGGTTTTAGCCTCAATTATCCCTCCATATCAGTGGTTTTCAGGCGAGGGATGACAGGCAAGATGATTAGAAGGCGATTGACAAATGTGGGAAGGCCTAATTCCATCTACTCGGTGGAAGTTGCAGCACCTGAAGGAGTCAAGGTAAGAGTTAAACCCGAAAGACTTTTGTTCAAACACATAACCCAGAGCTTGAGCTACACAGTTTCACTTATTTCAAGGAAGAGCATAGGAATGAATAACACAAGCTTTGCCCAAGGACATTTGACATGGGTGCACTCTCACCATGGCCATTACAGGGTTAGGAGCCCAATTTCAGTGACATGGCCATCTAAGTTACATGGACAATAG
- the LOC127814270 gene encoding photosystem II reaction center Psb28 protein translates to MASLRSLAFSSPLSRSSHSIPSLSGVTAGSFHRSSHSPFCGQHLKLHRSCSSSRRIRSQVPMLSIMMVKPTIQFIQGTDEQTIPDVRLTKSRDGTNGMAIFRFDQPSVFDSSSEVGDITGFYMIDEEGVLQSVDVNAKFVNGKPAGIEAKYIMRSPREWDRFMRFMERYANENGLSFIKK, encoded by the exons atggCGAGTCTCCGGTCTCTGGCTTTCTCCTCTCCCCTTTCCCGCTCTTCCCACAGCATTCCCTCTCTTTCAg GTGTGACGGCAGGGTCTTTTCATAGAAGTTCACATTCCCCATTCTGTGGTCAGCATCTGAAGCTGCATCGATCATGCTCGTCCTCACGAAGAATAAGATCTCAAGTTCCCATGCTCAGTATAATGATGGTTAAACCtacaattcaattcattcaaggAACCGATGAACAGACAATTCCAGATGTGAGGCTAACAAAATCGAGGGACGGAACTAATGGTATGGCTATATTCAGGTTTGATCAACCCTCGGTTTTTGATTCTTCTAGTGAAGTTGGGGATATAACTGGCTTCTACATGATTGATGAGGAAGGGGTCCTTCAGTCAGTTGATGTAAATGCCAAGTTTGTGAATGGAAAGCCAGCAGGGATTGAAGCAAAGTATATAATGAGGAGTCCAAGAGAGTGGGATAGATTTATGAGATTCATGGAGAGATATGCCAACGAGAATGGCTTATCTTTCATCAAAAAATGA